In a single window of the Pseudobacteriovorax antillogorgiicola genome:
- a CDS encoding VWA domain-containing protein, translated as MLRLLLVMSLILATHLASSQEIMAFRDIVRLELRDDGFYNLICIDGQIEIGKTYDDIIQDRVCNQVVSDDPSQKLDILLVIDDSASMVAYQRDLSTAWRAALPELTDRFDWQIAVVTTSSPCLVRTLGNQLTLTRDQYRVNSEQVATNLEAMIKVGDQGNSIERGIESLTKGLFGQCSQGITPWLRDDAEVAALLLTDEKNCGSAVQESCQGQGFQSADDYFNQVFFETTVFALLLLEDPPWSAPKRCASSGYYQEPPNPASYLSLVNGTGGMVSDICQENYHMFLGEVLDHLSR; from the coding sequence ATGCTTCGATTGCTACTGGTGATGTCTCTGATTCTTGCAACTCACCTTGCTTCCAGCCAAGAAATTATGGCGTTTCGAGACATTGTTAGGCTAGAGCTTCGCGATGACGGTTTCTACAATCTCATTTGTATTGATGGCCAAATAGAGATTGGTAAGACGTATGATGACATTATTCAGGATAGGGTTTGTAACCAGGTCGTGAGTGACGATCCTAGCCAGAAGCTCGACATCCTTCTAGTGATAGATGATAGTGCTTCAATGGTTGCATATCAAAGGGATTTATCAACGGCATGGCGGGCAGCTCTTCCTGAGCTGACAGATCGGTTTGACTGGCAGATTGCAGTTGTAACCACGTCTAGTCCTTGCCTTGTGAGAACTCTTGGCAATCAGTTGACTCTAACCAGAGATCAATACAGGGTGAACTCTGAACAAGTCGCTACTAATCTAGAAGCGATGATCAAGGTGGGCGATCAGGGTAATTCTATAGAGCGTGGCATCGAGTCTTTAACAAAGGGACTGTTTGGGCAATGCTCCCAGGGGATTACCCCATGGTTGCGGGATGATGCTGAGGTCGCAGCCCTTTTGCTAACAGACGAGAAAAACTGTGGTTCAGCAGTTCAAGAAAGCTGCCAGGGGCAAGGGTTTCAGTCTGCGGACGACTACTTTAATCAGGTTTTTTTTGAAACCACTGTCTTTGCTCTACTACTCCTTGAAGATCCCCCTTGGTCTGCACCGAAGCGTTGTGCTTCATCGGGCTACTATCAGGAGCCACCCAACCCAGCTAGCTATTTATCCCTAGTAAATGGTACGGGAGGCATGGTTTCAGATATTTGCCAAGAAAACTACCATATGTTTCTTGGGGAGGTCTTGGACCATCTCTCCAGATGA
- a CDS encoding trypsin-like serine protease, with protein sequence MKRRLYLRAKSGAFSLISASLLLACGKNSSDVMTLKVSNGVEIDHSEYPSVVLLRVNGRDFCTGTFVNDSQLITAASCVFDTRVSNPNIQIVEPRVVDGQLSFYPRAQAEELVLNPNYSRWQSRGVNGQDIGIIKFPAYTAPGVRSLASLAPSIAQEVAVVGYSLLQAKGDPMEDEPGLTQLQKQFAQDYVASKLDGMLVAESNLGSGDTRSLNESMTALDIFPGKPLFVRGQLAGITSGLSYGRNAEDEVIQYQKFVDINSMESQDFLERELD encoded by the coding sequence ATGAAAAGGCGTTTGTATCTTCGGGCAAAGAGTGGCGCGTTTAGCCTTATCTCAGCTAGTCTTTTGCTAGCTTGTGGCAAAAACAGTTCTGACGTGATGACGTTAAAGGTGTCGAATGGTGTGGAGATTGATCACTCCGAATATCCAAGTGTTGTTTTGTTGCGAGTCAATGGTCGTGACTTTTGCACAGGAACCTTTGTGAATGACTCACAATTGATTACAGCAGCAAGTTGCGTTTTCGATACCAGGGTCTCGAATCCGAATATTCAGATTGTCGAGCCTCGTGTGGTTGATGGTCAGCTATCGTTTTATCCAAGGGCCCAGGCTGAAGAGCTTGTTTTGAATCCAAATTACTCCCGATGGCAGAGTCGTGGTGTGAACGGTCAAGATATTGGTATCATCAAGTTTCCAGCATACACGGCTCCAGGAGTGAGGAGCCTCGCATCACTGGCGCCTAGTATTGCACAGGAAGTTGCAGTGGTCGGCTATAGCCTTCTCCAGGCGAAAGGTGATCCCATGGAAGATGAGCCCGGGCTAACACAGCTTCAAAAGCAATTTGCTCAGGATTACGTTGCTAGTAAGTTGGATGGGATGCTGGTAGCCGAAAGCAACCTAGGCTCTGGCGATACTCGATCTCTCAATGAAAGTATGACAGCACTAGATATTTTTCCAGGCAAGCCTCTTTTTGTGCGAGGGCAGCTCGCTGGTATCACGTCTGGCTTGAGCTACGGGCGAAACGCAGAAGATGAAGTGATTCAATATCAAAAGTTTGTTGATATCAATTCGATGGAAAGTCA